One genomic window of Pseudomonas aeruginosa includes the following:
- a CDS encoding BON domain-containing protein has protein sequence MSRTAFVAATLALSLALGGCSSFLSATRDKPIDDDRGTRTIGSKIDDSLIETKAAVNIAKADPALDKDSHIVVVSYNGIVLIAGQTPRADLKSKAEQAARTVQKVKNVHNELQVTSPSSLLARNNDAWITTKLKTQMLSDPNVPSSRIKVVTENGIVYMMGLVNQQEAAQAVRVAQGVDGVQKIVKLFEYIN, from the coding sequence ATGAGCCGTACCGCCTTCGTCGCCGCCACCCTGGCCCTGAGCCTGGCCCTGGGAGGCTGCAGCAGTTTCCTCAGCGCCACCCGGGACAAACCGATCGACGACGATCGCGGGACCCGAACCATCGGCAGCAAGATCGACGACTCGCTGATCGAGACCAAGGCCGCGGTGAACATCGCCAAGGCCGATCCGGCCCTGGACAAGGACTCTCACATCGTCGTGGTCAGCTACAACGGCATCGTTCTGATCGCCGGCCAGACCCCGCGCGCCGACCTCAAGAGCAAGGCCGAACAGGCCGCGCGCACGGTGCAGAAGGTCAAGAACGTGCATAACGAACTGCAGGTGACCTCGCCCTCCTCCCTGCTCGCCCGCAACAACGACGCGTGGATCACCACCAAGCTGAAGACCCAGATGCTCAGCGATCCCAACGTGCCCTCGTCGCGGATCAAGGTGGTCACCGAGAACGGCATCGTCTACATGATGGGCCTGGTCAACCAGCAGGAAGCCGCCCAGGCTGTCCGCGTCGCCCAGGGCGTCGACGGGGTGCAGAAGATCGTCAAGCTGTTCGAATACATAAACTGA
- a CDS encoding penicillin-binding protein activator: MIACLRPLSALILAGLLTACATSSNSGLGELPRTPNASIEQLLQQASQSKPEEAALLRLSAADLAYQQKDLARSTAILGQIPLESLKPAQQVFASTLNAELALARSKPKAALQALQHPSMQHLSELPVTQQVRTQRAKAQALAADGQVLAAAKERIYFAPLLEGPAVIENQEKIWTLVSSLPVDQLQPSANEGDLSGWLTLARITKTSPTLQQQQASIESWQQQNPEHPAAKHLPAALEKLKTLSQQPLTRIALLLPQQGQLANVARALQDGFLAAHFQAQQAGQNPPSIKLYDSTQVRSLDDFYRQAQADGVELVVGPLEKPLVKQLASREQLPITTLALNYSDNSQEGPAQLFQFGLAAEDEARAVASRAWGDGMRRAVALVPRGEWGDRVLAAFSQSWQSAGGSLIAAEHVDQPVQLAQQIADLLQLRQSEGRAQRLQGTLGSQIATQPSRRQDIDFVFLAATPQQARQIKPTLAFQYAGDLPVYATSHLYTGTNNPTQDQDLNGIRFCETPWLLNPSDPTRQQVAAQWPQANGSMGRLYAMGVDAYRLAPRLPELKAVPSLQIDGLTGTLSLNPTQRIERQLQWAEFRNGQVQPLGTSSF, from the coding sequence ATGATCGCTTGCCTGCGTCCGCTTTCTGCTCTGATCCTGGCCGGTCTGCTGACCGCCTGCGCGACCTCGTCCAATTCCGGACTGGGCGAACTTCCCCGTACGCCGAATGCCAGCATCGAGCAGTTGTTGCAACAGGCCAGCCAGAGCAAGCCCGAGGAAGCGGCGCTGCTGCGCCTCTCGGCAGCGGACCTTGCCTACCAGCAGAAGGACCTCGCCAGGTCCACCGCCATCCTGGGACAGATTCCGCTGGAAAGCCTGAAGCCGGCCCAGCAGGTCTTCGCCAGCACCCTGAACGCCGAACTGGCCCTCGCCCGCAGCAAGCCCAAGGCCGCCCTGCAGGCATTGCAGCATCCGAGCATGCAGCATCTCAGCGAACTGCCGGTGACCCAGCAGGTTCGTACCCAGCGCGCCAAGGCCCAGGCCCTCGCCGCCGACGGCCAGGTCCTTGCCGCAGCCAAGGAGCGCATCTACTTCGCACCGCTGCTCGAGGGCCCGGCGGTGATCGAGAACCAGGAAAAGATCTGGACCCTGGTCAGCAGCCTGCCGGTCGACCAGTTGCAACCGAGCGCCAACGAAGGCGACCTCAGCGGCTGGCTGACCCTGGCACGCATCACCAAGACCTCGCCGACCCTGCAGCAACAGCAGGCCAGCATCGAGAGCTGGCAACAGCAGAACCCCGAGCACCCGGCGGCCAAGCACTTGCCGGCGGCGCTGGAGAAACTCAAGACGCTGTCCCAGCAGCCGCTGACCCGCATCGCCCTCCTGCTACCCCAGCAGGGGCAGTTGGCCAACGTCGCCCGGGCCCTGCAGGATGGCTTCCTCGCCGCCCACTTCCAGGCCCAGCAGGCCGGCCAGAATCCTCCTTCGATCAAGCTCTACGACAGTACCCAGGTGCGCTCGCTAGATGACTTCTACCGCCAGGCCCAGGCCGATGGCGTCGAACTGGTCGTCGGTCCACTGGAGAAGCCGCTGGTCAAGCAACTCGCTAGCCGCGAGCAACTGCCGATCACCACCCTCGCACTCAACTACAGCGACAACAGCCAGGAAGGCCCGGCGCAGCTGTTCCAGTTCGGCCTCGCCGCCGAGGACGAAGCGCGCGCGGTGGCCAGCCGGGCCTGGGGCGACGGCATGCGCCGGGCCGTGGCGCTGGTGCCGCGCGGCGAATGGGGCGACCGCGTGTTGGCCGCCTTCAGCCAGAGCTGGCAGTCCGCGGGCGGCAGCCTGATCGCCGCCGAGCATGTCGACCAGCCGGTACAACTGGCGCAACAGATCGCCGACCTGCTGCAACTGCGCCAGAGCGAAGGCCGCGCCCAGCGCCTGCAGGGCACCCTCGGCAGCCAGATCGCCACCCAGCCGTCGCGCCGCCAGGACATCGACTTCGTGTTCCTCGCCGCCACCCCGCAGCAGGCCCGCCAGATCAAGCCGACCCTGGCCTTCCAGTACGCCGGCGACCTTCCGGTCTACGCCACTTCGCACCTCTACACCGGGACCAACAACCCGACCCAGGACCAGGATCTCAACGGCATCCGCTTCTGCGAGACCCCGTGGCTGCTCAACCCCAGCGACCCGACCCGCCAGCAGGTCGCCGCCCAATGGCCCCAGGCCAACGGCAGCATGGGCCGCCTCTACGCCATGGGCGTCGACGCCTACCGCCTCGCTCCGCGTCTGCCTGAACTGAAGGCCGTGCCGAGCCTGCAGATCGACGGCCTGACCGGTACCCTGAGCCTGAATCCGACCCAACGTATCGAACGCCAGTTGCAATGGGCCGAGTTCCGCAATGGCCAGGTCCAGCCGCTGGGGACCAGCAGCTTTTGA
- the mraZ gene encoding division/cell wall cluster transcriptional repressor MraZ encodes MFRGANAISLDAKGRLAMPSRYRDELVSRCAGQLIVTIDAVDPCLTVYPLPEWELIEAKLRELPSLREETRRLQRLLIGNAVDLELDGNGRFLIPPRLREYAKLDKRAMLVGQLNKFQLWDEDAWNAMAEADLAAIKQPGGLPDELRDLIL; translated from the coding sequence GTGTTTCGCGGAGCTAATGCCATAAGTCTCGACGCCAAAGGGCGCCTCGCGATGCCGAGTCGGTATCGTGACGAGCTCGTTTCGCGTTGTGCCGGCCAGCTCATCGTCACTATCGACGCAGTCGACCCCTGCCTCACCGTTTACCCCTTGCCCGAATGGGAACTGATCGAAGCCAAGCTGCGCGAGCTGCCTTCTTTGCGAGAAGAAACGCGGCGCCTGCAGCGGCTGCTGATCGGTAATGCCGTCGATCTGGAACTGGACGGAAACGGGCGTTTCCTGATTCCGCCGCGCCTGCGCGAGTACGCCAAGCTGGACAAGCGGGCGATGCTGGTGGGGCAACTGAACAAGTTTCAGTTGTGGGATGAGGATGCCTGGAACGCCATGGCTGAAGCCGACCTGGCGGCAATCAAACAACCCGGTGGGCTGCCGGACGAACTACGCGACCTGATCCTTTGA
- a CDS encoding phosphoheptose isomerase, which produces MDMQHRIRQLFQASIETKQQALEVLPPYIEQASLVMVNALLNEGKILSCGNGGSAGDAQHFSSELLNRFERERPSLPAVALTTDSSTITSIANDYSYNEVFSKQIRALGQPGDVLLAISTSGNSANVIQAIQAAHDREMLVVALTGRDGGGMASLLLPEDVEIRVPSKITARIQEVHLLAIHCLCDLIDRQLFGSEE; this is translated from the coding sequence ATGGACATGCAACACCGTATCCGCCAGCTCTTCCAGGCCAGCATCGAGACCAAGCAGCAGGCGCTGGAAGTACTGCCTCCCTATATCGAGCAAGCCAGCCTGGTGATGGTCAATGCGCTGCTCAACGAGGGCAAGATCCTCTCCTGCGGCAATGGCGGCTCGGCCGGCGATGCCCAGCACTTCTCCTCCGAACTGCTCAACCGCTTCGAGCGCGAACGTCCGAGCCTGCCGGCCGTGGCCCTGACCACCGACAGCTCGACCATCACCTCGATCGCCAACGACTACAGCTACAACGAAGTCTTCTCCAAGCAGATCCGCGCCCTGGGCCAGCCGGGCGACGTCCTGCTGGCGATTTCCACCAGCGGCAATTCGGCCAACGTGATCCAGGCCATCCAGGCGGCCCACGACCGCGAGATGCTGGTGGTCGCCCTGACCGGCCGCGACGGTGGCGGCATGGCTTCGCTGCTGCTGCCGGAAGACGTGGAGATCCGCGTTCCTTCCAAGATCACCGCACGCATCCAGGAAGTCCACCTGCTGGCCATCCACTGCCTCTGCGACCTGATCGACCGCCAACTGTTCGGGAGTGAAGAATGA
- a CDS encoding YraN family protein: protein MTDRESSRDKGRQAEELACAHLRRQGLATLGKNWTCRRGELDLVMLDGDTVVFVEVRSRRHRAWGGALESIDARKRQRLILSAELFLQQEARWAKRPCRFDVVTVDTSDGQSPPRLDWIQNAFDA, encoded by the coding sequence TTGACCGATAGGGAAAGCTCCCGGGACAAGGGGCGCCAGGCCGAGGAACTGGCCTGCGCCCATCTACGGCGACAGGGCCTTGCCACACTTGGCAAGAATTGGACCTGTCGCCGCGGAGAGCTCGATCTGGTCATGCTCGACGGCGATACAGTAGTATTCGTCGAAGTCCGCTCCCGCCGGCATCGCGCCTGGGGCGGAGCCCTGGAGAGCATCGACGCGCGCAAGCGGCAGCGCCTGATTCTCTCCGCCGAACTTTTTCTGCAACAGGAGGCGCGCTGGGCCAAACGCCCCTGTCGCTTCGATGTGGTCACCGTCGATACCAGCGACGGACAATCACCACCGCGACTGGACTGGATTCAGAACGCATTCGACGCCTGA
- the ftsL gene encoding cell division protein FtsL, whose product MSRLFVKRLPTGSFLMLLLYIGLLLSAIAVAYSTYWNRQLLNSLYSELSVRDKAQAEWGRLILEQSTWTAHSRIESLAVEQLRMRVPDPAEVRMVAP is encoded by the coding sequence ATGAGCCGTCTCTTCGTCAAGCGCCTGCCTACCGGCAGCTTCCTCATGTTGCTGCTTTATATAGGTCTGCTGCTCTCGGCGATTGCCGTGGCCTACAGCACCTACTGGAACCGGCAACTGCTCAACTCGCTGTATTCCGAGCTGAGCGTGCGCGACAAGGCGCAGGCCGAGTGGGGCCGGTTGATTCTCGAGCAGAGCACCTGGACCGCCCATAGCCGCATCGAAAGCCTGGCGGTGGAACAGTTGCGCATGCGCGTTCCCGACCCGGCCGAGGTCAGGATGGTGGCGCCATGA
- a CDS encoding UDP-N-acetylmuramoyl-L-alanyl-D-glutamate--2,6-diaminopimelate ligase: MPMSLNQLFPQAERDLLIRELTLDSRGVRPGDLFLAVPGGRQDGRAHIADALAKGAAAVAYEAEGAGELPPSDAPLIAVKGLAAQLSAVAGRFYGEPSRGLDLIGVTGTNGKTSVSQLVAQALDLLGERCGIVGTLGTGFYGALESGRHTTPDPLAVQATLATLKQAGARAVAMEVSSHGLDQGRVAALGFDIAVFTNLSRDHLDYHGSMEAYAAAKAKLFAWPGLRCRVINLDDDFGRRLAGEEQDSELITYSLTDSSAFLYCREARFGDAGIEAALVTPHGEGLLRSPLLGRFNLSNLLAAVGALLGLGYPLGDILRTLPQLQGPVGRMQRLGGGDKPLVVVDYAHTPDALEKVLEALRPHAAARLLCLFGCGGDRDAGKRPLMAAIAERLADGVLVTDDNPRTEASAAIIADIRKGFAAADKVTFLPSRGEAIAHLIASAAVDDVVLLAGKGHEDYQEIDGVRHPFSDIEQAERALAAWEVPHA; encoded by the coding sequence ATGCCTATGAGCCTGAACCAACTGTTTCCCCAGGCCGAGCGCGATCTGCTGATCCGCGAGCTGACCCTGGATAGCCGCGGCGTTCGTCCGGGCGACCTGTTCCTGGCGGTGCCGGGCGGGCGCCAGGATGGTCGTGCGCACATCGCCGATGCCCTGGCCAAGGGCGCGGCTGCCGTGGCTTACGAGGCGGAAGGCGCCGGAGAGTTGCCGCCCAGCGATGCGCCGCTGATCGCGGTGAAGGGGCTGGCCGCGCAACTGTCGGCGGTCGCCGGGCGTTTCTACGGCGAGCCGAGCCGCGGGCTGGACCTGATCGGCGTCACCGGCACCAACGGCAAGACCAGCGTCAGCCAACTGGTGGCCCAGGCCCTGGATCTGCTCGGCGAGCGCTGCGGCATCGTCGGCACCCTCGGCACCGGTTTCTACGGCGCCCTGGAGAGCGGCCGGCACACCACGCCGGACCCGCTCGCGGTGCAGGCCACGCTGGCCACGCTGAAGCAGGCCGGCGCCCGCGCGGTAGCGATGGAAGTGTCTTCCCACGGCCTCGACCAGGGCCGCGTGGCGGCGCTCGGTTTCGATATCGCGGTGTTCACCAATCTGTCCCGCGACCACCTCGACTATCACGGTTCGATGGAAGCTTATGCCGCCGCCAAGGCCAAGCTGTTCGCCTGGCCGGGCCTGCGCTGCCGGGTGATCAACCTGGACGACGATTTCGGCCGTCGACTGGCCGGCGAGGAGCAGGACTCGGAGCTGATCACCTACAGCCTCACCGACAGCTCGGCGTTCCTCTATTGCCGCGAAGCGCGCTTCGGCGATGCCGGCATCGAGGCGGCGCTGGTCACTCCGCACGGCGAGGGCCTGCTGCGCAGCCCGTTGCTCGGCCGCTTCAACCTGAGCAACCTGCTGGCGGCGGTCGGTGCGTTGCTTGGCCTGGGTTATCCCCTGGGCGATATCCTCCGCACCTTGCCGCAACTGCAGGGGCCGGTCGGCCGCATGCAGCGCCTGGGAGGCGGCGACAAGCCGCTGGTGGTGGTGGACTACGCGCATACTCCCGACGCCCTGGAAAAAGTCCTGGAGGCCCTGCGTCCGCACGCGGCCGCGCGCCTGCTGTGCCTGTTCGGCTGCGGTGGCGATCGCGATGCCGGCAAGCGTCCGCTGATGGCTGCGATCGCCGAACGCCTGGCGGATGGGGTGCTGGTCACCGACGACAACCCGCGCACCGAGGCCAGTGCGGCGATCATCGCCGATATCCGCAAAGGCTTCGCTGCCGCTGACAAGGTTACCTTCCTGCCGTCGCGCGGTGAGGCGATCGCCCATCTGATCGCTTCCGCTGCGGTGGATGACGTGGTGCTCCTGGCTGGCAAGGGTCACGAGGATTATCAGGAGATCGACGGCGTACGCCATCCGTTCTCCGACATCGAGCAGGCCGAGCGCGCCCTGGCCGCCTGGGAGGTGCCGCATGCTTGA
- a CDS encoding ClpXP protease specificity-enhancing factor, with protein sequence MNSSRPYLVRALYEWIVDNDCTPHILVNAEFAGVKVPPGYASDGQIVLNVSPSAVRHLHMDNEAVSFEGRFGGVAQSLYIPALAVMAIYARENGQGMVFDLEQPGPVDDEPGDDDGGPSDEPPRPSGRPSLKVVK encoded by the coding sequence ATGAATTCCAGCCGTCCCTATCTGGTCCGCGCGCTCTATGAATGGATCGTCGACAACGATTGCACGCCGCATATCCTGGTGAACGCAGAGTTCGCCGGGGTAAAGGTGCCTCCGGGCTATGCCAGCGATGGGCAGATCGTGCTCAATGTCTCGCCCTCTGCCGTGCGGCATCTGCACATGGACAACGAGGCGGTCAGCTTCGAGGGGCGTTTCGGCGGCGTGGCGCAGAGCCTGTACATTCCAGCGCTGGCGGTAATGGCCATCTACGCCCGGGAAAACGGCCAGGGCATGGTCTTCGATCTGGAGCAGCCGGGTCCGGTGGACGACGAGCCGGGCGATGACGATGGCGGACCGTCCGATGAGCCGCCGCGTCCCAGTGGCAGGCCATCCCTGAAGGTGGTCAAGTAA
- the rsmI gene encoding 16S rRNA (cytidine(1402)-2'-O)-methyltransferase: MSAGTLFVVATPIGNLDDISPRALRVLREVALVAAEDTRHSIRLFQHFGIETPLAACHEHNEREEGGRFISRLQGGEDVALISDAGTPLISDPGFHLVRQAQALGIRVVPVPGSCALIAALSAAGLPSDRFIFEGFLPAKAAGRRSRLQAVQEEPRTLIFYEAPHRLLESLADMRDVFGGERRAVLARELSKTFETIRSLPLAELHDWVASDSNQQRGECVVLVAGWQAPEGEESIGAEALRVLDLLLAELPLKKAAALAAEITGVRKNLLYQQALQRQGKS; this comes from the coding sequence GTGTCAGCAGGCACTCTGTTCGTAGTGGCGACCCCGATCGGCAATCTCGACGACATCAGCCCGCGCGCCCTGCGGGTGCTGCGGGAGGTGGCCCTGGTGGCTGCGGAGGATACCCGCCATTCGATCCGGCTGTTCCAGCACTTCGGCATCGAGACGCCATTGGCGGCCTGCCACGAGCACAACGAGCGCGAGGAGGGCGGGCGCTTCATCTCCCGGCTGCAGGGTGGGGAGGACGTCGCGCTGATCTCGGACGCCGGTACCCCGCTGATTTCCGATCCCGGCTTCCACCTGGTGCGCCAGGCACAGGCGCTGGGTATCCGGGTGGTCCCGGTGCCGGGCTCCTGCGCGCTGATCGCGGCGCTGTCGGCGGCGGGATTGCCGTCGGACCGGTTCATCTTCGAAGGTTTCCTGCCCGCCAAGGCTGCGGGACGACGCAGCCGCCTCCAGGCGGTACAGGAAGAGCCGCGCACGCTGATTTTCTACGAGGCGCCCCATCGTCTGCTGGAAAGCCTGGCGGACATGCGCGACGTGTTCGGCGGGGAGCGCCGTGCGGTGCTGGCGCGGGAGCTGAGCAAGACCTTCGAGACCATTCGCAGCCTGCCGTTGGCCGAACTGCACGATTGGGTCGCGTCGGACAGCAACCAGCAGCGCGGCGAGTGCGTTGTGCTGGTGGCGGGGTGGCAGGCGCCGGAAGGCGAGGAGTCGATCGGTGCGGAGGCGCTCAGGGTGCTCGACCTGCTGCTTGCCGAGCTGCCGTTGAAGAAAGCCGCGGCGCTGGCGGCGGAAATTACCGGGGTGCGAAAAAACCTTTTGTATCAACAGGCTTTGCAACGCCAAGGGAAGAGTTGA
- a CDS encoding UDP-N-acetylmuramoyl-tripeptide--D-alanyl-D-alanine ligase, with protein sequence MLEPLRLSQLTVALDARLIGEDAVFSAVSTDSRAIGPGQLFIALSGPRFDGHDYLAEVAAKGAVAVLVEREVADAPLPQLLVRDTRAALGRLGALNRRKFTGPLAAMTGSSGKTTVKEMLASILRTQAGDAESVLATRGNLNNDLGVPLTLLQLAPQHRSAVIELGASRIGEIAYTVELTRPHVAIITNAGTAHVGEFGGPEKIVEAKGEILEGLAADGTAVLNLDDKAFDTWKARASGRPLLTFSLDRPQADFRAADLQRDARGCMGFRLQGVAGEAQVQLNLLGRHNVANALAAAAAAHALGVPLDGIVAGLQALQPVKGRAVAQLTASGLRVIDDSYNANPASMLAAIDILSGFSGRTVLVLGDMGELGSWAEQAHREVGAYAAGKVSALYAVGPLMAHAVQAFGATGRHFADQASLIGALATEQPTTTILIKGSRSAAMDKVVAALCGSSEESH encoded by the coding sequence ATGCTTGAGCCTCTTCGCCTCAGCCAGTTGACGGTCGCGCTGGACGCCCGCCTGATCGGCGAGGACGCCGTCTTTTCGGCGGTTTCCACCGACAGTCGCGCCATCGGGCCCGGCCAACTGTTCATTGCCCTGAGTGGGCCGCGTTTCGACGGCCACGACTATCTCGCCGAGGTTGCCGCCAAGGGCGCGGTGGCTGTGCTGGTGGAGCGCGAAGTCGCCGACGCGCCCCTGCCGCAATTGCTGGTGCGCGATACCCGTGCGGCCCTGGGGCGACTGGGCGCGCTGAACCGGCGCAAGTTCACCGGCCCGCTGGCGGCCATGACGGGCTCCAGCGGCAAGACCACGGTCAAGGAGATGCTCGCCAGCATCCTGCGTACCCAGGCCGGCGATGCCGAGTCGGTGCTGGCTACCCGTGGCAATCTGAACAACGACCTCGGCGTACCGCTGACCCTGCTGCAACTGGCGCCGCAGCACCGTAGCGCAGTGATCGAACTGGGCGCCTCGCGCATCGGCGAGATCGCCTACACGGTTGAGCTGACCCGCCCGCACGTGGCGATCATCACCAATGCCGGAACCGCCCATGTCGGCGAGTTCGGCGGACCGGAGAAGATCGTCGAGGCGAAGGGCGAGATACTCGAAGGGCTGGCCGCCGACGGCACCGCCGTGCTGAACCTGGACGACAAGGCCTTCGACACCTGGAAGGCCCGTGCCAGCGGCCGTCCGTTGCTGACTTTCTCCCTCGACCGGCCCCAGGCCGATTTCCGCGCCGCCGATCTGCAGCGCGATGCGCGTGGCTGCATGGGCTTCAGGCTGCAGGGCGTAGCGGGTGAAGCGCAGGTCCAGCTCAACCTGCTGGGGCGGCACAATGTCGCCAATGCCCTGGCTGCCGCCGCTGCCGCCCATGCACTGGGCGTGCCGCTGGATGGGATCGTCGCCGGGCTGCAGGCGCTGCAGCCGGTCAAGGGCCGCGCGGTAGCGCAACTGACCGCCAGCGGGCTGCGTGTGATAGACGACAGCTACAACGCCAACCCCGCGTCAATGCTGGCGGCGATTGATATACTGAGCGGCTTTTCCGGGCGCACCGTCCTGGTCCTCGGAGACATGGGCGAACTCGGTTCCTGGGCCGAGCAGGCCCACCGCGAGGTGGGCGCCTACGCCGCTGGCAAGGTGTCCGCGCTCTATGCGGTCGGACCGCTGATGGCCCACGCCGTACAGGCGTTCGGCGCCACGGGCCGGCACTTCGCCGACCAGGCCAGCCTGATCGGGGCGCTGGCCACCGAACAACCGACAACCACCATTTTGATCAAGGGTTCCCGCAGTGCGGCGATGGACAAAGTCGTCGCGGCGCTGTGCGGTTCCTCCGAGGAGAGTCACTAA
- the ftsI gene encoding peptidoglycan D,D-transpeptidase FtsI: MKLNYFQGALYPWRFCVIVGLLLAMVGAIVWRIVDLHVIDHDFLKGQGDARSVRHIAIPAHRGLITDRNGEPLAVSTPVTTLWANPKELMTAKERWPQLAAALGQDTKLFADRIEQNAEREFIYLVRGLTPEQGEGVIALKVPGVYSIEEFRRFYPAGEVVAHAVGFTDVDDRGREGIELAFDEWLAGVPGKRQVLKDRRGRVIKDVQVTKNAKPGKTLALSIDLRLQYLAHRELRNALLENGAKAGSLVIMDVKTGEILAMTNQPTYNPNNRRNLQPAAMRNRAMIDVFEPGSTVKPFSMSAALASGRWKPSDIVDVYPGTLQIGRYTIRDVSRNSRQLDLTGILIKSSNVGISKIAFDIGAESIYSVMQQVGLGQDTGLGFPGERVGNLPNHRKWPKAETATLAYGYGLSVTAIQLAHAYAALANDGKSVPLSMTRVDRVPDGVQVISPEVASTVQGMLQQVVEAQGGVFRAQVPGYHAAGKSGTARKVSVGTKGYRENAYRSLFAGFAPATDPRIAMVVVIDEPSKAGYFGGLVSAPVFSKVMAGALRLMNVPPDNLPTATEQQQVNAAPAKGGRG, encoded by the coding sequence ATGAAACTGAATTATTTCCAGGGCGCCCTCTACCCATGGCGGTTCTGCGTGATCGTCGGCCTGCTGCTGGCGATGGTCGGCGCCATCGTCTGGCGAATCGTCGACCTGCACGTGATCGACCATGACTTCCTCAAGGGCCAGGGCGACGCGCGTAGCGTGCGGCATATCGCCATCCCTGCGCACCGGGGCCTGATCACTGACCGCAACGGCGAACCGCTGGCGGTGAGCACCCCGGTCACCACCCTGTGGGCCAACCCCAAGGAGCTGATGACCGCCAAGGAACGCTGGCCGCAACTGGCGGCGGCGCTCGGGCAGGATACCAAGCTGTTCGCCGACCGCATCGAGCAGAACGCCGAGCGCGAGTTCATCTATCTGGTCCGTGGGCTGACCCCGGAGCAGGGCGAAGGCGTGATCGCCCTGAAGGTGCCCGGCGTGTACTCCATCGAGGAGTTTCGGCGTTTCTACCCGGCTGGCGAAGTGGTGGCCCATGCGGTCGGCTTTACCGATGTCGACGACCGCGGTCGCGAAGGTATCGAGCTGGCTTTCGACGAATGGCTGGCCGGCGTGCCGGGCAAGCGCCAGGTGCTCAAGGATCGCCGTGGCCGCGTGATCAAGGACGTGCAGGTCACCAAGAATGCCAAACCGGGCAAGACCCTTGCGCTGTCCATCGACCTGCGCCTGCAGTACCTGGCTCATCGCGAACTGCGCAACGCTCTGCTGGAAAACGGCGCCAAGGCCGGCAGCTTGGTGATCATGGACGTGAAGACCGGGGAGATCCTGGCCATGACCAACCAGCCCACCTACAACCCGAACAATCGTCGTAACCTGCAGCCGGCGGCCATGCGCAACCGGGCGATGATCGACGTGTTCGAGCCGGGCTCGACGGTCAAGCCGTTCTCGATGAGCGCGGCGCTGGCCAGCGGGCGCTGGAAACCCAGCGATATCGTCGACGTCTACCCGGGCACCCTGCAGATCGGCCGCTACACCATTCGCGACGTATCGCGCAATTCGCGGCAACTCGATCTCACCGGCATCCTGATCAAGTCGAGCAACGTCGGCATCAGCAAGATCGCCTTCGACATCGGCGCCGAATCCATCTACTCGGTCATGCAACAGGTCGGTCTCGGGCAGGACACGGGGTTGGGCTTCCCCGGCGAGCGCGTCGGCAACCTGCCCAACCACCGCAAGTGGCCGAAGGCGGAAACCGCGACCCTGGCCTACGGCTACGGTCTCTCGGTAACCGCGATCCAGTTGGCGCATGCCTATGCGGCCCTGGCCAACGACGGCAAGAGCGTGCCGCTGAGCATGACCCGAGTCGACCGCGTGCCGGATGGCGTGCAGGTGATCTCGCCTGAAGTGGCTTCCACCGTGCAGGGCATGCTGCAACAAGTGGTCGAGGCCCAGGGCGGGGTGTTCCGCGCCCAGGTGCCGGGTTACCACGCCGCCGGCAAGAGCGGGACCGCGCGCAAGGTCTCGGTCGGCACCAAGGGCTACCGGGAAAACGCCTATCGCTCGCTGTTCGCCGGTTTCGCCCCGGCCACCGATCCGCGCATCGCGATGGTCGTGGTGATCGACGAGCCGAGCAAGGCGGGCTACTTCGGCGGCCTGGTGTCGGCGCCGGTGTTCAGCAAGGTCATGGCTGGCGCGCTGCGCCTGATGAACGTGCCGCCGGATAACCTGCCGACGGCCACCGAACAGCAGCAGGTCAATGCTGCGCCCGCAAAAGGAGGGCGTGGCTGA